A window from Neobacillus sp. PS3-40 encodes these proteins:
- a CDS encoding stage V sporulation protein D — translation MRVSNVTVRKRLMIALFVGILIFLIIDVRLGYVQFLLGNDLTNRAKGLWSRNIPFEPQRGEIVDRNGVALATNISAPTVYVVPRQIKDPAITAEKLASVLNMTKEKAYRDITKKESMVTIKEGRKISHEKAKEIRAFGLDGVYIGEDSKRYYPFGNYLSHVLGFAGVDNQGLMGLELFYDKELSGERGAVKFYADAKHQRMKNMADDYQPPKNGLDLKLTIDTKVQTIVERELELTQAKMNPDGIIAIAMNPKNGEILAMSSRPNFDPANFRNVPQEVYNRNLPVWSTYEPGSTFKIITLAAALQENKVNLEKDTFHDPGYVKVAGARLKCWKRGGHGSETFLQVVQNSCNPGFVELGQRLGKDTLFKYIKDFGFGQKTGIDLQGEGTGILFKLSRVGPVELATTAFGQGVSVTPIQQVAAVSAAINGGILYKPYIAKELIDPITKEVVMRNTPEEKRRVISEETSKLVREALESVVAQGTGGKAFVDSYRIGGKTGTAQKAQNGRYLENNHILSFIGFAPADDPQLVVYVAVDNPKGVVQFGGQITAPIVGNIMGDSLRALGVQPRKNQIEKKKNFYDIPLVKVPNLIGLTKDELLDQMVNLKIDASGKGDVIVRQSPEAGQKVKEGSKIRLYFDTKD, via the coding sequence ATGCGTGTTTCAAATGTAACCGTCCGTAAACGGTTAATGATTGCCTTGTTCGTTGGAATCCTAATTTTTCTGATCATTGATGTTCGACTTGGATATGTACAGTTCTTACTGGGCAATGATTTAACAAATCGGGCAAAGGGCTTGTGGAGTCGTAATATTCCTTTTGAGCCCCAAAGAGGAGAAATTGTTGATCGAAATGGGGTAGCGTTAGCCACAAATATTAGTGCCCCGACAGTCTATGTTGTCCCAAGACAAATCAAAGACCCGGCCATAACAGCAGAGAAGCTTGCATCTGTATTGAATATGACTAAAGAAAAGGCATACAGGGATATAACAAAAAAAGAGTCAATGGTAACAATCAAAGAAGGAAGAAAAATTTCTCACGAAAAGGCAAAAGAAATAAGGGCTTTTGGTCTTGACGGAGTATATATTGGCGAAGATTCTAAAAGATATTATCCATTTGGCAACTATCTTTCCCATGTCCTAGGGTTTGCTGGCGTTGACAATCAAGGATTAATGGGTCTTGAACTTTTTTATGATAAAGAGCTTAGTGGGGAAAGAGGGGCAGTAAAGTTTTATGCAGATGCAAAACATCAGCGTATGAAAAATATGGCTGATGATTACCAGCCCCCTAAAAATGGACTTGACCTAAAATTGACAATCGATACAAAAGTTCAAACGATTGTAGAAAGAGAACTTGAGCTCACACAGGCAAAGATGAATCCCGATGGCATTATTGCGATTGCAATGAATCCAAAAAACGGTGAAATACTTGCGATGTCAAGTAGACCAAACTTTGATCCGGCAAATTTTCGAAATGTACCACAAGAAGTTTATAACCGCAACCTTCCTGTCTGGTCAACATACGAACCAGGTTCAACTTTTAAAATTATTACACTTGCTGCTGCATTGCAAGAAAATAAGGTTAATTTAGAAAAAGATACATTCCATGATCCTGGTTATGTGAAAGTAGCTGGTGCCAGATTAAAATGCTGGAAAAGAGGCGGGCATGGTAGTGAAACTTTTTTACAGGTCGTCCAAAATTCATGTAACCCGGGTTTTGTTGAATTAGGCCAAAGGCTTGGAAAAGATACCTTATTTAAATATATAAAGGATTTTGGTTTCGGACAGAAGACTGGAATTGATTTACAAGGAGAAGGAACAGGGATCTTATTTAAGTTAAGTAGGGTTGGTCCGGTAGAATTGGCAACAACTGCATTTGGACAAGGTGTCTCGGTTACGCCAATTCAACAAGTCGCAGCAGTTTCGGCCGCTATAAATGGTGGGATTCTTTATAAGCCCTATATTGCAAAAGAACTAATTGATCCCATTACAAAGGAAGTTGTAATGAGAAATACTCCTGAAGAAAAGAGACGTGTTATTTCTGAGGAAACATCGAAACTGGTAAGGGAAGCATTAGAGAGCGTTGTTGCTCAAGGAACTGGCGGAAAGGCCTTTGTTGATTCTTATCGAATTGGTGGAAAAACAGGTACAGCCCAGAAGGCTCAAAACGGGAGATATTTGGAGAACAATCATATTCTTTCCTTTATTGGCTTTGCTCCTGCAGATGATCCGCAGCTTGTTGTATATGTTGCTGTTGATAATCCAAAGGGTGTCGTTCAATTTGGGGGTCAAATAACAGCTCCTATCGTTGGCAATATTATGGGGGATTCGTTGCGTGCTCTAGGTGTGCAACCAAGGAAAAATCAAATTGAAAAGAAAAAGAACTTTTATGATATTCCTCTCGTTAAGGTCCCTAATTTGATTGGATTGACCAAAGATGAACTACTCGATCAAATGGTTAACCTTAAAATTGATGCAAGTGGAAAAGGGGATGTCATCGTCAGGCAATCACCAGAAGCCGGGCAAAAGGTAAAAGAAGGCTCGAAAATTAGACTTTACTTTGATACCAAAGATTAG
- the rsmH gene encoding 16S rRNA (cytosine(1402)-N(4))-methyltransferase RsmH, with protein sequence MFEHTTVLLEEAVDGLNIKPDGIYVDCTLGGAGHSSRILSKLGEHGKLFAFDQDSTALAHAKEKLSGYSEQLTLIKSNFLHLKEELEDLGIQKVDGILYDLGVSSPQLDTPERGFSYHHDAPLDMRMDSDASVSAFDVINHWSYEDLVRIFFRYGEEKFSKQIVRKIEAAREIKPIETTGELVELIKEAIPAPARRKGGHPAKRVFQAIRIAVNDELAVFEQSLQQAIELLNKGGRISVITFHSLEDRICKAAFKKESEMPDLPRGLPIIPEEYKPVLKLISRKPIVPSEEELEHNNRARSAKLRIAEKQ encoded by the coding sequence ATGTTTGAACATACAACTGTATTGTTAGAAGAAGCTGTAGATGGATTAAATATAAAACCAGATGGTATATATGTTGATTGCACATTAGGTGGGGCAGGACATAGTTCTCGTATCCTTTCCAAGCTTGGTGAACATGGGAAATTATTTGCTTTTGACCAAGACTCAACAGCTCTTGCCCATGCAAAAGAGAAATTATCAGGTTATAGTGAACAATTAACCCTAATAAAGAGTAACTTTTTACATTTAAAAGAAGAGCTTGAGGATTTAGGAATACAGAAAGTGGACGGGATTTTATATGATCTCGGTGTTTCTTCTCCACAGCTTGATACTCCCGAAAGGGGATTTAGCTACCATCATGATGCACCACTAGATATGAGAATGGATTCTGATGCAAGCGTCTCAGCATTTGATGTGATTAACCATTGGTCATACGAGGATTTAGTTCGCATCTTTTTCCGATATGGTGAGGAAAAATTTTCTAAACAAATTGTCCGAAAAATTGAAGCAGCAAGAGAGATAAAGCCAATCGAAACAACTGGTGAACTTGTTGAATTGATTAAAGAAGCGATTCCGGCACCTGCCCGAAGGAAGGGCGGACATCCGGCAAAGCGTGTTTTTCAAGCGATACGCATTGCTGTAAATGATGAGTTAGCTGTATTTGAGCAATCATTACAACAAGCAATAGAATTGCTGAATAAAGGTGGAAGAATAAGTGTTATTACCTTTCATTCTTTAGAGGATAGAATTTGTAAAGCTGCTTTTAAAAAGGAAAGTGAAATGCCTGATTTACCACGTGGTCTTCCGATCATACCAGAAGAGTACAAGCCTGTTTTAAAGTTGATTTCGCGTAAACCAATTGTTCCATCAGAGGAAGAATTGGAGCATAACAACCGTGCAAGATCTGCAAAGCTCCGTATTGCAGAAAAACAATAG
- a CDS encoding UDP-N-acetylmuramoyl-L-alanyl-D-glutamate--2,6-diaminopimelate ligase, producing MRLQELLNHLHPLIPFSGENPEITSVENDNRKVQSGSLFICIKGYTVDGHDFADAAVEKGAVAILAEHPLPLNVPVFVVKDTKRAMAVIAAGFYENPTKNLHLIGITGTNGKTTTSHLIEKILVDAGKKMGLIGTMYTKIGDEILETKNTTPESMTLQKIFKEMVDVKVDSAVMEVSSHALDLGRVHGCDFNVAVLTNVTQDHLDYHITMEEYKRSKGLLFSQLGNSFDLQHPKFAVLNVDDPASVVFEKSTAAHVVSYGIDNKADFQAKNIQMSPNGTTFDLLLAESQYSVQMQLIGKFSVYNVLASMATAYVSGIPIKNIIRSIESVKGVAGRFELIDAGQDFSVIVDYAHTPDSLENVLKTIQQFAKKKIFVLIGCGGDRDRTKRPLMAQIACQYATDPIFTSDNPRSEDPLEILKEMEAGVQDKKYLVIPDRKEAILTAIHSASAGDVILIAGKGHETYQIIGSHVYDFDDRLVARIAIEEKQFT from the coding sequence GTGAGATTACAAGAGCTACTTAACCATTTGCATCCGTTAATCCCATTTTCGGGTGAAAATCCGGAGATAACTTCGGTTGAAAATGATAATCGAAAAGTACAATCAGGGAGCTTGTTTATTTGTATTAAGGGATATACAGTGGATGGACATGATTTTGCTGATGCAGCTGTGGAAAAAGGGGCAGTTGCCATTCTAGCAGAGCATCCATTGCCATTAAATGTTCCTGTTTTCGTTGTAAAAGATACAAAAAGAGCAATGGCGGTTATTGCTGCTGGCTTTTATGAAAATCCAACGAAAAACCTCCATTTAATTGGAATAACAGGCACAAATGGAAAAACGACAACAAGTCATTTAATTGAAAAGATTCTTGTCGATGCTGGGAAGAAAATGGGCTTAATTGGAACCATGTACACAAAAATTGGAGACGAAATACTTGAAACAAAAAATACAACACCTGAAAGTATGACCCTTCAAAAGATATTCAAGGAAATGGTTGACGTAAAAGTGGATTCAGCAGTTATGGAAGTTTCTTCACATGCGTTGGATCTGGGAAGAGTCCATGGTTGCGATTTTAATGTAGCTGTCTTAACTAACGTAACCCAAGATCATCTGGATTATCATATTACAATGGAAGAATATAAGCGCTCTAAAGGACTATTATTTTCCCAACTAGGAAATTCGTTTGATCTGCAACATCCAAAGTTTGCAGTGTTGAACGTAGATGATCCTGCTTCAGTGGTATTTGAAAAATCAACTGCTGCTCATGTTGTTTCATATGGAATTGACAATAAGGCTGATTTTCAAGCTAAAAATATTCAAATGTCACCAAATGGTACAACGTTTGATTTACTATTGGCTGAAAGTCAATATTCTGTACAAATGCAGCTAATTGGCAAATTTAGTGTGTATAATGTATTAGCTAGTATGGCTACAGCTTACGTTTCAGGAATACCTATCAAAAACATTATTCGTTCTATTGAAAGCGTCAAAGGTGTTGCTGGTAGATTTGAATTAATAGACGCTGGACAGGATTTTAGTGTTATCGTAGATTATGCTCATACACCAGATAGTCTTGAAAATGTCTTGAAAACCATTCAACAATTTGCAAAGAAAAAGATATTTGTTTTAATTGGCTGTGGAGGAGATAGAGATCGTACTAAACGTCCATTAATGGCCCAAATAGCTTGTCAATATGCGACAGATCCAATTTTTACTTCTGATAATCCAAGAAGCGAGGATCCACTGGAGATTTTGAAAGAAATGGAAGCTGGCGTACAGGATAAAAAGTATTTGGTTATTCCTGACAGGAAAGAAGCGATTTTGACTGCAATACATAGTGCGTCAGCAGGAGACGTTATTTTAATTGCTGGAAAAGGCCATGAGACATACCAGATAATCGGTAGCCATGTTTATGATTTTGACGATCGGTTGGTTGCAAGAATTGCAATTGAAGAGAAACAATTCACCTGA
- the spoVE gene encoding stage V sporulation protein E: MPTKKTTPDIILLIITLTLLAIGLIMVYSASAVWAEYKFQDAFFFAKRQLLFAGVGIAAMFFIMNISYWTWRTWSKTILIFCFVLLVLVLIPGIGNVRNGSRSWIGVGAFSIQPSEFMKLAMIAFLAKYLSERQKFITSFRKGLVPSLGLVFAAFAMIMLQPDLGTGTVMIGTSIVMIFIAGAKISHFAGLGLIGVAGFVGLIASAPYRIKRITSFLDPWQDPLGSGFQIIQSLYAIGPGGLFGLGLGESRQKFFYLPEPQTDFIFAILSEELGFIGGSFIILLFALLLWRGIRIAIGAPDLYGSFLAIGIIAMIAIQVMINIGVVTGLMPVTGITLPFLSYGGSSLTLMLVAIGVLLNISRYSRY, encoded by the coding sequence GTGCCGACAAAGAAAACTACTCCTGATATTATTTTATTAATTATTACTTTAACACTGCTGGCAATTGGGCTCATCATGGTGTACAGTGCTAGCGCAGTCTGGGCGGAATATAAATTCCAAGATGCCTTTTTCTTCGCTAAAAGGCAATTGTTATTTGCTGGAGTTGGAATTGCTGCGATGTTCTTTATCATGAATATCAGTTATTGGACATGGCGAACTTGGTCAAAAACAATCTTAATTTTTTGTTTCGTACTTTTGGTTCTCGTTCTCATTCCAGGTATTGGGAATGTTCGGAATGGCTCCAGAAGCTGGATTGGTGTGGGGGCTTTCTCCATTCAGCCTTCAGAATTCATGAAACTTGCAATGATTGCTTTTCTTGCAAAATATCTGTCGGAGAGACAAAAATTTATCACTTCTTTCCGAAAAGGCCTTGTCCCATCATTAGGACTTGTGTTTGCAGCGTTTGCAATGATTATGCTCCAACCAGACCTTGGTACCGGAACTGTTATGATTGGAACCAGTATTGTGATGATCTTTATTGCTGGCGCTAAAATCAGCCATTTTGCTGGTCTTGGATTAATTGGCGTAGCCGGATTCGTAGGATTAATTGCTTCAGCTCCATACCGAATTAAAAGGATTACATCCTTTTTAGATCCGTGGCAAGACCCACTTGGTAGTGGATTCCAAATTATACAATCACTTTATGCAATTGGACCGGGTGGGTTGTTTGGTCTTGGTCTAGGTGAGAGTAGGCAAAAGTTCTTTTACCTTCCTGAACCTCAAACAGATTTTATCTTTGCGATTCTCTCTGAAGAATTGGGGTTTATTGGGGGATCTTTCATTATCCTTTTATTTGCCTTATTATTGTGGAGAGGAATTAGGATCGCAATCGGTGCTCCTGATTTATATGGTAGCTTTCTTGCAATCGGTATTATTGCCATGATCGCTATTCAGGTTATGATAAATATCGGTGTTGTAACTGGACTAATGCCAGTAACGGGTATTACCTTACCATTTCTAAGCTATGGTGGTTCCTCATTAACGCTCATGCTGGTTGCAATTGGAGTTCTATTAAATATTAGTCGATATTCAAGATATTAA
- the murD gene encoding UDP-N-acetylmuramoyl-L-alanine--D-glutamate ligase, with product MKQIETYHHKKILVLGLAKSGVTAAALLHKLGAFVTVNDKKPLSENPEAQGLLEEGIKVICGEHPVELLEEGFELIVKNPGIPYSNPMIVGAFEKGIPVITEVELAYEISESPFIAITGTNGKTTTTTLIHEMLNSGEKHPLIAGNIGKVASGVAEHATNENTIVIELSSFQLMGINTFNPKIAIITNLYDAHLDYHGTKKEYIDAKANITKNQTSAEFLIVNSEQQEVMEIARNSNATIVPFSTKQVLNEGAYVLDGWICFNGEKVMQISEIVLPGTHNLENILSAMAAAKLSGVENYAIQEVLRSFTGVKHRLQFVTEKDGRKFYNDSKATNILATVNALAAFQQPVILLAGGLDRGNEFDELIPYLKNVKALITFGQTAPKIERVGRDVGIKMIERVDNVEKAVPVAFQHSEPGDVILLSPACASWDQFKTFEVRGDIFIEAVHKLK from the coding sequence TTGAAACAGATTGAAACCTATCATCATAAAAAAATACTTGTACTAGGATTAGCCAAAAGCGGGGTAACTGCTGCGGCTCTTCTCCATAAACTAGGTGCATTTGTTACAGTAAATGATAAAAAGCCTTTATCAGAAAATCCAGAAGCGCAAGGGTTGCTTGAAGAAGGTATAAAAGTAATATGTGGTGAACATCCCGTTGAGCTTCTTGAAGAAGGCTTTGAACTGATTGTAAAAAATCCTGGGATTCCATACAGTAACCCAATGATCGTTGGGGCGTTTGAAAAGGGAATTCCGGTAATAACAGAGGTAGAACTTGCCTATGAAATTTCAGAATCTCCATTCATTGCTATTACTGGTACAAATGGAAAAACCACCACAACTACATTGATTCATGAAATGTTGAATAGTGGAGAAAAACACCCGCTTATTGCCGGTAATATTGGTAAAGTTGCTTCAGGTGTAGCAGAACATGCAACCAATGAGAATACCATTGTTATTGAGTTATCTTCTTTCCAACTAATGGGGATTAATACGTTTAACCCGAAAATTGCTATTATCACAAATCTATATGATGCCCATTTGGATTACCATGGAACAAAAAAGGAATACATAGATGCAAAAGCAAATATTACGAAAAACCAAACTTCTGCGGAATTTTTAATTGTGAATTCAGAGCAACAGGAAGTAATGGAAATTGCTCGTAATTCGAATGCAACGATTGTGCCTTTTTCCACAAAGCAGGTGTTGAATGAAGGGGCATATGTTTTGGATGGCTGGATTTGCTTTAATGGAGAAAAGGTCATGCAAATCAGTGAGATTGTACTCCCAGGAACACATAACCTAGAAAATATTTTATCTGCTATGGCTGCTGCAAAGCTTTCAGGTGTGGAAAACTATGCTATTCAGGAAGTGTTACGATCGTTTACAGGTGTAAAACATCGTTTGCAATTCGTAACCGAAAAGGATGGACGAAAATTTTATAACGACTCAAAAGCGACTAATATTTTAGCAACTGTAAATGCCTTAGCCGCTTTTCAACAACCAGTTATTCTGCTGGCAGGTGGGCTTGATCGGGGCAACGAGTTTGATGAACTTATTCCCTATTTGAAAAATGTTAAGGCATTAATTACATTTGGCCAAACAGCTCCAAAAATTGAGCGAGTTGGCAGGGATGTTGGAATAAAAATGATCGAGCGTGTCGATAATGTTGAAAAGGCTGTGCCTGTTGCTTTTCAACATTCGGAGCCAGGTGATGTGATTTTGTTATCTCCTGCATGTGCAAGCTGGGATCAATTTAAAACTTTTGAAGTCAGGGGAGACATTTTTATTGAAGCGGTGCATAAGCTTAAGTAA
- the ftsL gene encoding cell division protein FtsL: MGNLARNLQQQQQERHNEVQKQHRSEKKNAFWLSPGEKVLGLAFAGMVCFGAIHIISNQADIYKVNKQIQEVQSSIKEQQKVNSDLNVQVSELSTYERILTKAKKMGLVLNENNVKVVQ; this comes from the coding sequence ATGGGCAATCTTGCTAGAAATCTTCAGCAACAACAACAAGAAAGGCATAATGAAGTTCAAAAACAACATAGATCTGAAAAGAAAAATGCATTTTGGCTATCGCCTGGAGAAAAAGTGTTGGGATTAGCATTTGCTGGGATGGTTTGTTTTGGAGCTATCCACATTATTTCTAATCAAGCGGATATTTATAAAGTAAATAAACAGATTCAGGAAGTCCAATCTTCGATTAAAGAACAGCAAAAGGTGAATAGTGATCTAAACGTTCAAGTAAGTGAATTAAGTACATACGAGCGTATCTTAACTAAAGCGAAGAAAATGGGTCTTGTCCTAAATGAAAATAATGTTAAGGTTGTGCAATAA
- the mraY gene encoding phospho-N-acetylmuramoyl-pentapeptide-transferase: MLEQALFFTILMGFLITVLFSPIFIPFLKRLKFGQSIREEGPKSHQKKSGTPTMGGIMILFSIIITSLVMTGKFAEPTVKTYLLLLVTFGFGVLGFLDDFIKVVMKRNLGLTSKQKLLGQIIISIVFYLIYKQSGFSTEVTLPFGGYSIDLGWFYLFFVIFWLVGFSNAVNLTDGLDGLVSGTAAIAFGAYAVLAWNQSQFEVAIFSVAVVGAVLGFLVFNAHPAKVFMGDTGSLALGGAIATIAILTKLEILLIIIGGVFVIETLSVILQVISFKTTGKRIFRMSPLHHHYELSGWSEWRVVVTFWSVGLLFAILGIYIEVWM, translated from the coding sequence ATGCTGGAGCAAGCTCTTTTTTTCACAATCTTAATGGGCTTTCTTATTACAGTTTTGTTTTCTCCCATATTTATTCCTTTCTTAAAAAGATTGAAATTTGGACAAAGCATTCGGGAAGAAGGTCCTAAATCTCATCAAAAGAAGTCTGGAACACCCACAATGGGCGGAATTATGATTTTATTTTCTATCATTATTACATCTCTTGTAATGACAGGGAAGTTTGCTGAACCAACAGTAAAGACGTATTTACTTCTTCTAGTTACATTTGGCTTTGGAGTATTAGGATTTCTTGATGATTTTATTAAAGTGGTAATGAAAAGGAATTTAGGACTAACCTCGAAGCAGAAACTTTTGGGGCAAATTATTATATCGATTGTTTTTTATTTAATTTATAAACAAAGCGGTTTTTCGACAGAAGTTACCTTACCCTTTGGAGGCTATTCAATAGATTTAGGCTGGTTTTACCTGTTCTTTGTTATTTTCTGGCTTGTAGGATTTTCAAATGCAGTAAATCTTACGGACGGTCTAGATGGATTAGTATCTGGCACTGCTGCAATTGCATTTGGTGCTTATGCAGTGTTAGCATGGAATCAATCGCAATTTGAAGTGGCTATTTTCTCAGTGGCAGTTGTTGGAGCCGTTTTAGGTTTTCTCGTATTTAATGCCCATCCTGCTAAAGTGTTTATGGGTGACACTGGTTCGCTTGCACTTGGAGGTGCCATTGCAACAATTGCCATTTTAACAAAGTTAGAAATTTTATTGATTATTATTGGCGGAGTATTTGTAATCGAGACACTTTCTGTCATTTTGCAAGTTATCTCCTTTAAGACGACGGGAAAAAGGATTTTCAGGATGAGTCCACTGCATCATCATTATGAACTTAGTGGCTGGTCTGAATGGAGAGTTGTCGTTACTTTTTGGAGTGTTGGTTTATTGTTTGCGATACTAGGAATTTATATCGAGGTGTGGATGTAA
- a CDS encoding penicillin-binding protein: MIKKQPYMNVGAVMLFVIFSLLFFILLYRYFSIEITGEVGGQPLAAKALQKHSREGILEAARGTIFDRNGEIVAEDTASYSLIAILDKKMTTNPKNPQHVVNPERTAKKLAEYIHMSESKIYEKLTKKGQFQVEFGKEGRDISFETKKKIEELKLPGITFVRDSKRFYPNGIFASHLVGYADRVEQTDGSYKSVGKMGIEKTLNSYLTGYNGKINYESDLWGYLLPDDKPKVTPAQNGKDVYLTIDKKIQTFLEDAMDKVDREYKPKKIIVIVADPKTGNILAMGQRPTFHPKTKEGIEKSWHNEAVETSFEPGSTMKVFTLSAAVQENVFNPNELYKSGTYKVTPTSKAIHDWNYSGWGSIPFLEGVQRSSNVAFARIANEKLGFDRFHDYLTKFGFDRPTGIQLPDEATGKILFHYPIEKATTAFGQGTAITPIQQIQAATAVANNGKMMKPNIIEKIVNHDTGEIEKKFNPEVVSSPISADTAKKVRDILETVVTSPKGTGSRYKIEGYSVAGKTGTAQIPDPTGGYLTGAKNYIFSFIGMAPKNDPKLIVYVAVQQPEVDDYTKGSIPVSEVFDPVMKNSLQYLNIQPSKQEKAIANKLPNLSGKSAQTVVKSLSEKGFESVVLGTGTEVKDQLPKADTTILEGEKVLIKTSGTIKIPDMTGWSLRDVMKMAKLADVKLNTSGSGYVMKQNMKPGTPLKKGDFLIIQLAIPEQQLKGTTQKDKNNDKTVQD; encoded by the coding sequence ATGATTAAGAAACAACCATATATGAATGTTGGAGCAGTGATGTTGTTTGTTATTTTCAGCCTGCTCTTTTTTATATTGCTCTATAGGTATTTTTCTATTGAAATAACTGGAGAGGTAGGCGGGCAGCCTTTAGCGGCGAAAGCGCTGCAAAAGCATAGTAGGGAAGGAATTTTGGAAGCAGCAAGAGGTACTATCTTTGATCGAAATGGAGAGATCGTAGCAGAGGATACGGCTTCTTATTCACTCATTGCTATTCTCGATAAAAAGATGACTACAAATCCAAAAAACCCACAGCATGTTGTAAATCCGGAAAGAACGGCAAAAAAACTAGCAGAATACATTCATATGAGTGAGTCAAAAATCTATGAAAAACTCACGAAAAAGGGACAGTTTCAAGTCGAATTTGGTAAAGAAGGAAGAGATATTTCCTTTGAAACGAAAAAGAAAATTGAAGAATTGAAACTTCCTGGAATTACATTTGTCCGTGATTCCAAGCGCTTCTATCCAAATGGAATTTTTGCTTCTCATCTTGTTGGTTATGCAGATCGGGTAGAACAAACAGATGGTTCCTATAAATCGGTAGGAAAAATGGGAATAGAAAAAACGTTAAATTCATATTTAACAGGTTATAATGGGAAAATTAATTATGAAAGTGATCTCTGGGGCTATTTACTCCCTGATGACAAACCCAAAGTAACACCTGCTCAAAATGGAAAGGATGTTTATCTAACGATAGATAAAAAAATCCAAACATTTTTAGAGGATGCTATGGATAAGGTAGATAGAGAGTATAAACCAAAGAAAATAATTGTGATTGTTGCAGATCCAAAAACAGGCAATATTTTAGCAATGGGTCAACGGCCAACATTCCATCCGAAAACAAAGGAAGGGATTGAAAAGAGCTGGCATAATGAAGCGGTTGAAACATCGTTTGAACCCGGGTCAACAATGAAGGTTTTCACACTTTCAGCTGCAGTTCAGGAGAATGTGTTTAATCCAAATGAACTCTATAAATCTGGTACTTATAAAGTAACACCTACAAGTAAAGCAATTCATGACTGGAATTACTCAGGTTGGGGAAGTATTCCATTCTTGGAGGGTGTGCAGAGATCTTCCAATGTTGCGTTTGCAAGGATTGCCAATGAAAAGCTAGGGTTTGATCGATTTCATGATTACTTAACAAAATTCGGTTTTGATCGACCAACTGGAATTCAACTTCCGGATGAAGCAACTGGAAAAATCCTTTTTCATTATCCTATTGAAAAGGCAACAACTGCTTTTGGTCAAGGAACTGCGATAACCCCGATTCAACAAATACAAGCCGCAACAGCTGTCGCAAACAATGGGAAAATGATGAAACCTAATATAATTGAAAAAATTGTTAACCACGATACGGGAGAAATCGAAAAAAAATTTAATCCAGAAGTGGTTTCTTCACCAATCAGTGCTGACACAGCAAAAAAGGTCCGTGATATTCTTGAGACTGTTGTGACTTCTCCGAAAGGTACAGGGAGTAGGTACAAGATTGAAGGGTACAGTGTTGCTGGTAAAACAGGAACAGCACAAATACCGGATCCAACAGGAGGATATTTAACAGGAGCTAAAAACTATATTTTTTCATTCATAGGAATGGCCCCAAAAAATGATCCGAAACTGATTGTCTATGTAGCTGTTCAGCAACCTGAAGTTGATGATTATACAAAAGGCTCCATCCCGGTTTCAGAAGTTTTCGACCCCGTGATGAAAAATAGTTTACAATATTTAAATATCCAACCATCTAAACAAGAAAAAGCAATAGCAAATAAATTACCAAACCTATCAGGTAAATCTGCTCAAACTGTTGTTAAAAGTCTTTCGGAAAAAGGTTTTGAGTCCGTTGTTCTTGGAACAGGAACAGAGGTAAAAGATCAACTTCCAAAGGCAGACACAACAATTCTTGAAGGGGAAAAAGTCCTTATTAAAACAAGTGGGACAATAAAAATACCTGATATGACTGGTTGGTCTCTAAGGGATGTCATGAAAATGGCAAAATTAGCTGATGTAAAGCTTAATACCAGTGGAAGTGGTTATGTCATGAAACAAAATATGAAACCAGGTACTCCATTGAAAAAAGGGGATTTTTTAATCATTCAACTAGCAATCCCCGAACAACAGTTAAAGGGAACAACTCAAAAGGATAAAAATAATGATAAAACAGTTCAGGACTAA